The segment GGCCAATGGCACGCAGGTCGACACCCGTGCGCTTCTCGCACGCGCGCACCGGGATGCCCTTGATCTCCAGCTCGGTGGCCATGGCCCCGCGCTCGAACAGGCACACCACCTGCACCTTGTGGCCCTCGCGGTGCTGCTGGGTCACCAGGTCGATGACCATGCGTTCCAGGCCGCCGCGATTCAGGTTTTCGACGACATGGGTAATGTTCACGAGGCCAGCTCCGAGACGGTAACGCGCAGCTTGCCGCTACGGGTGAGCGGGATGTCGTCGACGAAATGGCAGTGCAGCTCGGCGCTATCGCCCAGCACCTTCGCCACTTCGCGGCGGATATAGGCCAGCGACTCGTCGTCGAAACCGTCGCCACGCACGATGGAGAGGTCCAGCCGGTCGAGTTGCCGCTGCACGAGCTGGAAACGGGTCAGTCCGGGGACATCCTTGAGCATGTGCGGGAAGAACTCGCCCGGCAGCACGTGGCCTGCCGGCGTGCGGATCGCGTCGAGCTTGCGTCCGTCAATGCTGGCCAGCAGCGGCAGGCCGCGGCCACAGGCGCATTGGCCGTGGAAGTGCGTCGCCATGTCGCCGTTGACGTAGCGAATGAACGGCATGCCGTAATTGAAGAGGTCCGTGATGCAGACGTCGCCGCTGCCATGCTGGGTGGGCTTGCCATCGGTGCCCAGCGTCTCGACCATCAGGTGGTCGGCGTTCACGTGCAGGCCGTCGCGGTGTTCGCACTCGGAGGCGATGAGCATGAATTCGCGGCAGCCGTAGGTGTTGTAGACGGGCGCACCGACGGCGTGCTCGATGAGCTCGCGCTGGAACGGATGCAGGGCTTCGGCGGCACCAATGATCGAGACCGGGCGAGCCACGCGGCGGCGTTCCGCGACGAGGTACTGCGCCAGGCGCAGGAGCGGACCGACGTACGAGACGATGACCTCGGGCCGGTAGGCGTCGATGGCATCGGCGTACGAAGCGAGGTTGGACTCGGTCATCGCGAAGCTGTTGAGCTGCTTTCGCGCAAAGACGGTGTTGTACACGCGGTCCTTGAAGCGATGGGCGGCGCTCGGCTCACCGACCGCGCCACCCCACAGGAACAGCGTGCGCCGACCCATGCGTGAACCGGCCCAGCCGTAGCCACGCCACATCACGGCGACGCGACGGTCGTTGCTTTCGCGGGTGTAGCCAAAGCGCAGCGGTTCTCCGGTAGAGCCACCGGTGGCCTTGTAGGCCAGGCCATCCTTCAGCGACACCGCCTTCAGCGCGTCGTCATGCTCGCGGATATCGGCCTTGGTCAGGACCGGAAGCAGCGACACGTCCGACGGCTCGCGGATATCGGCAGGCGAGAGACCCATCTGCGCCCAGCGCTCGCGATAGAAGGGAACCTCGCGCTGGCACCAGTCCAGCAGCGCCTTGAAGCGGGTGAACTGCAGGTGGGCGATTTCATCGGCGGAGAGCCACTGCGCCTGCGCGTAGTCGCGCAGGTAGCGCGGGGTCTGCCGGCGGCGCAGGCCGCCCTCGTAGGCAGGCCACAACACCTTGCTCAGCAGGGGCTCGTAGACGCTCATTGGGTTCTCAGCAGGACGGCCACCAGCACGAAGAGGCCGGCGACACCGGCGAAGGCCGCTGGCACCCAGCGCCAGCCATCGCGGGAGAAACGGAAGGCCGGCAGCTCGGGCCAGCGCTGGCGGGCACCCACGTAATGGCCGGCGACCACGGCGGTGATCAGGTACAGCACCACCATGTAGCTGCGGCTCAGGAAGAACGCGGCGGCGAACAGGCCGCACAGCGACAGGAGCAGCGTCAGGGCCAGTTGCCGTTCCATTGCCCATTCCGCCTCACGCCCCGGTTCGTTGGACGCAGTATGCGGATGCCGGAGGATCGTCAACATCATCCAGAAGCCATAGCCTACAAAGGCAAGCCAGAGGATAAAGCCTAGAAAACCGGTCTCTGCGAGCACCAGCACGAAGGAGTTATGCGCGGTGAGCTCGTTGTACTCGGTGAAATTGCCCGGCCCCACGCCCAGCAAGGGGCTGTCGCGGAACATCTCCAGGCCCGCGTACCACGCGTCCACGCGGCCCGCGGCCGATTCTTCGCCGGCATCCAGCTCGTCCATGCGCGACGAGAGCAGCTTCAGCGCCACCAGGCCGGCCACGCCGAGCACGCCCGCCACCACCACGCCCTTGCGGTACCAGATGTAGCAGCCGGCGACGACGAGCACGGCCAGCAGGGCGCCGCGGGAATTGGTGAGGTAGGTGCCGTACAGCAGCAACAGGGCGCAGGCCAGCCAGAACCAGCGTGCCGTGGCGCCACGGCGGCCGAGGAACACGGCCATGGGGAAGGTTGCGGCAAACAGCAGGCCCAGGTCGTTGGGGTCGTTGAAGATGCCCACGTACTGGATGCGGTTGCCTTCGCCGATGGGGATGCCCGTCCAGCCCATGCCGGTCCGGGCCTGCTCCACGCCGTGCAGGGCCAGGACGGCGGCGCAGGCCACCAGGATGCCCATGGACACGCGCACGCGGCGCTGGGTGGTGCAGCAGGCGCCGAGGATGAAGAAGGCGATGACGACGGGGCCGAAGTGGGCCAGTTCGTCCAGCGCGCCGCCGGTCCAGCCGTTGCTCACCTGGGAGACCATCAGGATCAGCAGGAAGCAGGGCAGGATGATGAACTGCGGCGCCTCGAAGGTTTTTTCGCGCGACGGCAGCCAGGCAAGGAAGGCCAGGCCCAGCACCGCCGGCAGGATCGGCACGGTATCCAGCCCGGCGACGTAATCCTGCGGCCGGATGATGGTGAGGATGACGTACAGGAGGATCAGGGGGAACATGCCTGCTCCTGCGGTCCATGCGATTCATGGGCCGCGGTGGGGTAACTCATCAGCTGGGGCAGCGCCAGCATCGCGGCGAACCAGCCCGGGCCCATGTTGGCTTCCACGGGCAGGCGATACAGCGAATAGCGGTTCTCCGACGGCTCCGGGTTGGTGCCGCAGATGTAGCTGCAGGCCAGCTGGAAGCCGGCGTTGCGCGTGGCCGCGATCACCGCGTCGTTATAGGCGCGGTCGCCGCCCACCGGGTAGGACATGAGCACCGCCGGGTTGCGCAGTTCGCGATCGAGCGTGCGCTTGGAGGCCAGCACTTCCGCTTCCATCTCTTCGACGGGCAGGCGGGCCAGCATGCGGTGATGGACGCCATGCGAGCCAAACTCGAGGCCGGCCGCTTCCATCTCGCGGACCTGGTCCCAGGTCATCGGGCGGCAATCGATCGGGCGTGCGCCGGCCGAGGGCATGTTCCACTCGACCTCGAGGCGTTCGGTCATCGCGCTCTGGCCGTGCGCGTCGAGCCATTTCATGCGCAGCAGCACGTTGCCCGCGATACGCCGGCGCAGCGCGCGCTCCGGCGGCAGCACCACGTCGATGCCGAGCTCCGGCAGCACGAGACGCGGCGCCTTCGTCATCAGGATCATGTGCACCAGCCAGTCGTACAGATAGGGCTGGCCGCTGTCGATATGCCCGGTGGAAACGAAGAACGTCGCCGGCACGCCGAGCTCGTCGAGGATCGGCGCGGCGATGCGGTAGTTGTCGTCGTAGCCGTCGTCGAAGGTCACTGCCACGCTATCTGGCGGCAGGGCTTCGCCCGCGTCCAGGGCGGCCACCACGTCGGTCAGGCGGATGGGCCGGAAGTGCTTCTTCAGGCGGATCATCTGGTCGCGGAATTCGTCCGGCGGCGTGCTGATCAGCTCCATGTCGAATTCGTAGGTATCCGGATCCGGCAGCGGCATCACCCGGTGATAGGCGAGCACGCGCAGGTCGCGGTGCAGCCACGAGCGCACGCGTTGCAAGGAGTGCAGCAGGCCACTGGCGTAACACAACTCGCCAAGCCGTCCACGGATACCCGGAGCGCCACGTCCATTCATGTCGATCACCATAAGTGCAGCCTGCGATTACGGGCGAAGGCCAGGAGGGCCTGCGCGGCGAAAAGGTTGAGGTAGAAGAAGGCGACCGCGATGCGTGCCGGCATCCACCGGCCGAGCCCGGGGCGCACGCGCGCGGCGCCGACCAGGAGGGCACCGCCGCCGAGCGCGCAGAAGGCCAGGGCGTACATCGGGTGCCGGTTGAACAGGAAGCCGCTGCTCAGGGTGAGCGCCACGATCAGCCAGGGCGCGAGCAGGCGCAGCACCTTGTGGCTGACGAAGCGGAACCACAACGGGTTACGCCATGGCGAGAGCAGCCACGGCGCGAGCTGGATCAGCTGGAAGTTGCCGGCCAGCGTGCGGATCTTGCGCCGGCGCTCGGCCTCGGGTTCCTGCGAGGGCTGGTCCCAGGCCATTGCCTTCGGCTCGAAAACCACGCGCTTGCCCTGGGCGGCCACGCGCATCGGGATCAGCACGTCGTCGAGGACGGTGCCGGCCGGCAGCGGCTTGAACAGGGAACGGCGCATGGCATAGAGCGCGCCGCTGACGCCGATGGTGGAGCCGGTGAGGCTTTCGGCGTGGCGGATGAGCTTCTCGTAGCGCCAGTAGAAGTCCACCCCCTGGGCGAAGCCGGTGCGCACGTTTTCCATGTGCAGCTCGCCGCCCACCGCCCCGACGTCGGGATCGGCCAGGCTGGCCACCAGTTCCTTCAGGGCGGACGGTGACAGGCGCTGGCGGATGTCGGTCATCAGCAGCACCTCGCCGCGGGTGAGCGCGACGGCGTCGTTCACGCACGCGGCCTTGCCGCGGCGGTTCGGGAAGTCCAGCACCGTCAGTCGCGCGTCGGTGCTGCGGCGGGCGATGGTCACCGTGTTGTCGTGGCAGCCGTCGCAGGCGAAGACGATATCGATGAGTTCCGGCGGGTAGTCGAGCCCCTGCAGGTTGGCGAGCTTGGTGCGGATGTAGCGCTCGCCATCGTGCACGGCCACCACGATGCTCACCGTGGGCAGCCACGCCTTGCGAACCACCGGCCGTGGGCGCACGCGCGCCCACAGCCACATCAGCAGCGGATAGCCGGCGAACATGTGCACCAGCAGGAACGCCGAGGCCCAGCAGGCCCACCAGGCGATATGTGTCATGACGTCTCCCCCTGTCCGATGACGTCGTGGATCAACTGCGGCCGAACAGCTTGCCGAACAGGCCGCCGCGCCTGGCCGGCTGCTGCGCGGAAGGCGTCGCCACCGCGAGGTCCGCCGCCAGGGTGCCGAGCGTGCCGTTGGCGATGTCCAGCAGGTTCATCTGGATACCGGTCAGCTTCTGCACGCGCTGCGCCATGTCGACCGCCAGCAGCGAATGGCCGCCCACGTCGAAGAAGTTATCGCTGGTGCGGACCCGGGCCATGCCGAGCAGTTCCTGCCAGACGCCGGCCAGCAGGCGTTCGCTCGCGGTGCTGGGTTCGACGCTGTGGTTGTCGGTCATCGAGGCATCAGCGCGTTCGTCCGGCTGCGGTAGGGCATCCACGTCGGGCTCGCCCGTGGCCAGCATCGGCATGGCGTCGAGCAGCGTCACGTGCAGCGGCATGGACCACGCGGGCAGCTGGGCCGCCAGCGCGGCACGCAGGCCTTCGGCGTCCGGCTGGTAGCCCGGTGCGCCTACCGCGAAGGCGTCGATGTGCTGCTCGCCGAGGCGATTGGTCCGCGGCACCGCCAACGCGCGGACGATGCCCGTCTGTGCGTGGAGCACGGCTTCAATCGCCGCCGGTTCCACGTCCAGGCCATGGCGGCGGATGCGGCGGTCGTCGCGGTCCAGCACCTGGACCAGGCCGTCCGCCAGCCAGCGGCCGCGGTAGCCCGTGCGCAGGACGTGCTCGTCGCCAACCAGGTGGTCGGTGGTGGCACGCGTGCCGAAGCGTTGTGACAGCGCGGGGCCGGCCACGGCGATTTCGCCGGTGGCGCCGATCGGGCAGGGCTCGCCATCGCTGTCGAGGATCCAGATCTCGGTGCCGCCGAGGGGGCGGCCCGCATGCAGGGCGTCAGCGGCGCGCTCCACGCGGCCGCAGGTTGCCGCCGGTACGGTCATGGCATCGCCGAACAGCGTCCACAGGCCAGCCGTCGCATCCGCAATCCGCGTGGCGGTTTCCTGCGTGGGCGTGCCGCCCAGCATCGCCGCGCGCAGCTGGCCATCACCGGCCCAACCCTGCTCGAACAGCGTGTTCCAGGTTTCCGGCGAGGCGATGAAGCAGTCCAGGTCGTCGAGTTCGCCGCGGGCCAGTTCGTTGGGATCCTGCACCGACCACGTGGCGCCGCAACCCAGCGCGACGAGGGGCTCGATCAGCGACATCGGGTCGGCCGGCATCGCGTCGCCGCTAAGGCACTGGCCCGCGTCGACGGCCAGCGACTCTTCCAGGCCGTGGACGATGCTGGCGATCGCCGCGTGCGAGAGCGAGGCACCGTAGGCCTTGCCGTCACTGCCCGGCACGTGGAAAGCGATGGCGGCCGCGTCCGCGCAGGTGCGCTGGGCAAAGGTGTCGGTATCGCCGACG is part of the Luteibacter pinisoli genome and harbors:
- a CDS encoding phenylacetate--CoA ligase family protein — translated: MSVYEPLLSKVLWPAYEGGLRRRQTPRYLRDYAQAQWLSADEIAHLQFTRFKALLDWCQREVPFYRERWAQMGLSPADIREPSDVSLLPVLTKADIREHDDALKAVSLKDGLAYKATGGSTGEPLRFGYTRESNDRRVAVMWRGYGWAGSRMGRRTLFLWGGAVGEPSAAHRFKDRVYNTVFARKQLNSFAMTESNLASYADAIDAYRPEVIVSYVGPLLRLAQYLVAERRRVARPVSIIGAAEALHPFQRELIEHAVGAPVYNTYGCREFMLIASECEHRDGLHVNADHLMVETLGTDGKPTQHGSGDVCITDLFNYGMPFIRYVNGDMATHFHGQCACGRGLPLLASIDGRKLDAIRTPAGHVLPGEFFPHMLKDVPGLTRFQLVQRQLDRLDLSIVRGDGFDDESLAYIRREVAKVLGDSAELHCHFVDDIPLTRSGKLRVTVSELAS
- a CDS encoding O-antigen ligase family protein; translated protein: MFPLILLYVILTIIRPQDYVAGLDTVPILPAVLGLAFLAWLPSREKTFEAPQFIILPCFLLILMVSQVSNGWTGGALDELAHFGPVVIAFFILGACCTTQRRVRVSMGILVACAAVLALHGVEQARTGMGWTGIPIGEGNRIQYVGIFNDPNDLGLLFAATFPMAVFLGRRGATARWFWLACALLLLYGTYLTNSRGALLAVLVVAGCYIWYRKGVVVAGVLGVAGLVALKLLSSRMDELDAGEESAAGRVDAWYAGLEMFRDSPLLGVGPGNFTEYNELTAHNSFVLVLAETGFLGFILWLAFVGYGFWMMLTILRHPHTASNEPGREAEWAMERQLALTLLLSLCGLFAAAFFLSRSYMVVLYLITAVVAGHYVGARQRWPELPAFRFSRDGWRWVPAAFAGVAGLFVLVAVLLRTQ
- a CDS encoding polysaccharide deacetylase family protein encodes the protein MNGRGAPGIRGRLGELCYASGLLHSLQRVRSWLHRDLRVLAYHRVMPLPDPDTYEFDMELISTPPDEFRDQMIRLKKHFRPIRLTDVVAALDAGEALPPDSVAVTFDDGYDDNYRIAAPILDELGVPATFFVSTGHIDSGQPYLYDWLVHMILMTKAPRLVLPELGIDVVLPPERALRRRIAGNVLLRMKWLDAHGQSAMTERLEVEWNMPSAGARPIDCRPMTWDQVREMEAAGLEFGSHGVHHRMLARLPVEEMEAEVLASKRTLDRELRNPAVLMSYPVGGDRAYNDAVIAATRNAGFQLACSYICGTNPEPSENRYSLYRLPVEANMGPGWFAAMLALPQLMSYPTAAHESHGPQEQACSP
- a CDS encoding glycosyltransferase family 2 protein → MTHIAWWACWASAFLLVHMFAGYPLLMWLWARVRPRPVVRKAWLPTVSIVVAVHDGERYIRTKLANLQGLDYPPELIDIVFACDGCHDNTVTIARRSTDARLTVLDFPNRRGKAACVNDAVALTRGEVLLMTDIRQRLSPSALKELVASLADPDVGAVGGELHMENVRTGFAQGVDFYWRYEKLIRHAESLTGSTIGVSGALYAMRRSLFKPLPAGTVLDDVLIPMRVAAQGKRVVFEPKAMAWDQPSQEPEAERRRKIRTLAGNFQLIQLAPWLLSPWRNPLWFRFVSHKVLRLLAPWLIVALTLSSGFLFNRHPMYALAFCALGGGALLVGAARVRPGLGRWMPARIAVAFFYLNLFAAQALLAFARNRRLHLW